A portion of the Sandaracinobacteroides saxicola genome contains these proteins:
- a CDS encoding type II toxin-antitoxin system Phd/YefM family antitoxin has translation MDIAITATDANQRFSEVLRDIQAGETFIVTSHGRPVARLLPIDHGQNQTAAIDLLLDHLNTLPPRTLPGWQRDELYT, from the coding sequence ATGGACATCGCCATCACCGCCACCGACGCCAACCAGCGCTTTTCCGAGGTGCTGCGCGACATTCAGGCCGGCGAGACCTTCATCGTCACCTCCCATGGTCGCCCGGTCGCCCGCCTCCTGCCCATCGACCATGGCCAGAACCAGACGGCCGCCATTGACCTGCTGCTCGATCACCTCAATACCCTGCCCCCTCGCACCCTTCCCGGCTGGCAGCGAGACGAGCTTTACACGTGA
- a CDS encoding PIN domain-containing protein: MIRLAFDTNILAYLSGVNRHPDDLDKIAESRRLLAALRGRATLVAPAQALAELFVVLTRAGASRAETRETILHIRSGFAPADTTSATLDSALDCAAAHKLQLWDAIILTAAAESGAVLLLSEDMQSGFQWRGTTVVNPLAARPDRRLAALFA; this comes from the coding sequence GTGATCCGTCTTGCCTTCGACACCAACATCCTTGCCTATCTGAGCGGCGTGAACCGCCATCCCGACGATCTCGACAAGATCGCTGAAAGCCGCCGCCTTCTCGCCGCCCTGCGTGGTCGCGCCACGCTCGTTGCACCCGCCCAGGCGCTTGCGGAGCTGTTCGTGGTTCTCACCCGCGCCGGCGCCTCCCGGGCCGAGACGCGTGAAACAATTCTCCACATCCGCTCTGGCTTTGCGCCCGCCGATACCACCAGCGCCACCCTCGATTCAGCGCTCGACTGCGCGGCCGCCCACAAGCTGCAACTGTGGGATGCGATCATCCTGACCGCCGCCGCCGAAAGCGGCGCCGTGCTGCTGCTGTCGGAGGACATGCAGTCCGGCTTCCAGTGGCGAGGAACCACCGTCGTCAATCCGCTGGCCGCCAGGCCCGACCGCCGTCTCGCCGCTCTCTTCGCCTGA
- the moaA gene encoding GTP 3',8-cyclase MoaA yields the protein MAAPASRPLIDGFGRRISYVRLSVTDRCDFRCTYCMPSDMTFLPKADILTLEELALVAEAFIARGVTRLRLTGGEPLVRRDMLDLVQRLGRHVGSGLDELTLTTNGSQLARFAEPLFRAGVRRVNVSLDTLDPARFTAITRRGQLAPVLDGIAAAKAAGLAVKINMVALKGLNEDEIEAMLAWCAREGHALTLIETMPLGQIEEDRTDRYLPLSEIRRRLETRFTLTPLTQRTGGPARYLRIEETGQTLGLITPLTHNFCESCNRVRVTATGTLFMCLGQEDRLDLRDLLRQHGPAALDAALDRAMQLKPKGHDFVIERREAAPAVARHMSMTGG from the coding sequence ATGGCCGCGCCCGCCTCCCGCCCGTTGATCGACGGCTTCGGCCGCCGCATCAGCTATGTCCGCCTCTCCGTCACCGACCGCTGCGACTTCCGCTGCACCTACTGCATGCCGTCGGACATGACCTTCCTGCCCAAGGCCGACATCCTGACGCTCGAGGAGCTGGCGCTCGTCGCCGAGGCCTTCATCGCCCGCGGCGTCACCCGCCTGCGCCTCACCGGCGGGGAGCCCCTCGTCCGCCGCGACATGCTCGACCTCGTCCAGCGCCTCGGCCGGCATGTGGGGAGCGGCCTCGACGAACTCACCCTCACCACCAACGGCAGCCAGCTCGCCCGCTTCGCCGAACCCCTGTTCCGGGCCGGCGTCCGCCGCGTCAACGTCAGCCTCGACACGCTCGACCCCGCCCGCTTCACCGCCATCACCCGCCGCGGGCAGCTCGCCCCCGTCCTCGACGGCATCGCCGCGGCGAAAGCCGCCGGCCTCGCCGTCAAGATCAACATGGTCGCCCTCAAAGGCCTGAACGAGGACGAGATCGAAGCCATGCTCGCCTGGTGCGCCCGCGAAGGCCACGCCCTCACCCTCATCGAAACCATGCCGCTCGGCCAAATCGAGGAAGACCGCACCGACCGCTACCTGCCGCTCTCCGAAATCCGCCGCCGCCTCGAAACCCGCTTCACCCTCACGCCGCTGACGCAGCGCACCGGCGGCCCCGCCCGCTACCTGCGCATCGAGGAGACCGGCCAGACGCTCGGCCTCATCACCCCCCTCACCCACAATTTCTGCGAAAGCTGCAACCGCGTCCGCGTCACCGCCACCGGCACGCTCTTCATGTGCCTGGGGCAGGAAGACCGCCTCGACCTGCGCGACCTGCTCCGCCAACACGGCCCCGCCGCGCTCGACGCCGCGCTCGACCGCGCCATGCAGCTGAAACCCAAAGGCCACGACTTCGTCATCGAACGCCGCGAAGCCGCCCCCGCCGTCGCCCGCCACATGAGCATGACCGGAGGCTGA
- a CDS encoding NAD kinase gives MVSPTPAAREAEAELRPLIDFVDPAHADILVALGGDGFMLDVLHRMLNAQRSVPVFGMNRGTVGFMMNAWAPDGLAERLAAARAFTLNPLLMTAHSIEGETVTSPAINEVSLLRETRQVAKIEIAIDGRVRLSELACDGVLVATPAGSTAYNLSAHGPILPLGSDLLALTPISPFRPRRWRGALIPNDSSVTFRVLDPEKRPVSAVADQVEVRNVDSVTVTTDKSRTLTMLFDPEYALDDRILMEQFLS, from the coding sequence ATGGTCTCCCCCACCCCCGCCGCGCGCGAGGCCGAGGCCGAACTCCGCCCCCTCATCGACTTCGTCGATCCCGCGCACGCCGACATCCTCGTCGCGCTCGGCGGCGACGGCTTCATGCTCGACGTCCTGCACCGCATGCTCAACGCGCAGCGCTCGGTCCCCGTCTTCGGCATGAACCGCGGCACCGTCGGCTTCATGATGAACGCCTGGGCGCCCGACGGCCTCGCCGAACGCCTCGCCGCCGCCCGCGCCTTCACGCTCAACCCGCTGCTCATGACCGCGCACAGCATCGAGGGCGAAACCGTCACCAGCCCCGCCATCAACGAGGTCAGCCTGCTGCGCGAAACCCGCCAGGTCGCCAAGATCGAGATCGCCATCGATGGCCGCGTCCGCCTCTCCGAGCTCGCCTGCGACGGTGTCCTCGTCGCCACGCCGGCCGGCAGCACCGCCTACAACCTCAGCGCCCACGGTCCCATCCTGCCGCTCGGCAGCGACCTGCTCGCGCTCACCCCGATCAGCCCCTTCCGCCCCCGCCGCTGGCGCGGCGCCCTGATCCCGAACGACAGCAGCGTCACCTTCCGCGTGCTCGACCCCGAAAAGCGCCCCGTCAGCGCCGTCGCCGACCAGGTCGAGGTGCGCAATGTCGACAGCGTCACCGTGACCACCGACAAGAGCCGCACGCTGACCATGCTGTTCGATCCCGAATATGCGCTGGACGACCGCATCCTGATGGAACAATTTCTGAGCTAG
- a CDS encoding alpha/beta hydrolase encodes MPFIRDDVQKLLAMLAATPGPQMHEVDPATARQMYQMMGQLAERPANPAVTQTDLAIPGPAGALKARRYAPPSPEPGRVLLFFHGGGWVIGDLETHNSLCSEIAALAGMTVVATDYRLAPETRFPGAVQDCLATVRWAASSPPELGSVTGIILAGDSAGGNLSAVCARALRREAPIVAQWLIYPGVDMTDATGSMTEFAEGYLLTAAGMAWFGDHYAADVDHEHASPLHSADWDALPPALVFTCGLDPLRDQGRAYAAKLISTGHRVIFREAPGQVHGSAQLRGALPSAQADLEGQIADLKALLA; translated from the coding sequence ATGCCGTTCATCCGAGACGATGTGCAGAAACTGCTCGCCATGCTCGCCGCCACGCCCGGCCCGCAGATGCACGAGGTCGATCCGGCGACCGCGCGCCAGATGTATCAGATGATGGGCCAGCTCGCCGAACGCCCGGCCAACCCTGCCGTCACCCAGACCGACCTTGCCATCCCCGGCCCCGCCGGCGCGCTGAAGGCCCGGCGCTATGCCCCGCCGTCGCCCGAACCCGGCCGCGTGCTGCTCTTCTTCCACGGCGGCGGCTGGGTCATCGGCGACCTTGAAACCCACAACAGCCTCTGCTCCGAAATCGCCGCGCTTGCCGGCATGACGGTGGTCGCCACCGATTACCGCCTCGCCCCCGAAACCCGCTTCCCCGGCGCCGTTCAGGACTGCCTCGCCACGGTGCGCTGGGCGGCGTCCTCCCCGCCCGAACTCGGCAGTGTGACCGGCATCATCCTCGCCGGCGACAGCGCCGGCGGCAACCTCAGCGCCGTCTGCGCCCGCGCGCTCCGCCGCGAAGCCCCCATCGTCGCGCAATGGCTGATCTACCCCGGCGTCGACATGACCGACGCCACCGGCTCCATGACCGAGTTTGCCGAGGGCTACCTCCTCACCGCCGCCGGCATGGCCTGGTTCGGCGACCATTATGCCGCCGATGTCGACCACGAACATGCCAGCCCGCTCCATTCGGCCGACTGGGACGCGCTGCCCCCCGCGCTGGTCTTCACCTGCGGCCTCGACCCGCTGCGCGACCAGGGCCGCGCCTACGCCGCCAAACTCATCAGCACCGGCCACCGCGTGATTTTCCGCGAGGCCCCCGGGCAGGTGCACGGCAGCGCCCAGCTCCGCGGCGCCCTCCCCAGCGCCCAGGCCGACCTCGAAGGCCAGATCGCCGACCTGAAAGCCCTGCTGGCATGA
- a CDS encoding RNA pyrophosphohydrolase — translation MLVNGEGKIFVGQRFDSVVEAWQMPQGGIDPGEDPWTAARRELEEETGVTPAHVEKIAETAGWLSYDLPPELRAVLWKGRYIGQRQKWFACRFTGTDADIDIATTHPEFKAWRWADPDTLPDLIVTFKQDLYRALIAELGPHLTRPTRAPTP, via the coding sequence ATGCTCGTCAACGGCGAAGGCAAGATCTTCGTCGGCCAGCGCTTCGATTCGGTGGTGGAGGCGTGGCAGATGCCCCAGGGCGGCATCGACCCCGGCGAGGACCCCTGGACCGCCGCCCGGCGCGAGCTGGAGGAGGAAACCGGCGTCACCCCTGCCCATGTCGAAAAGATCGCCGAAACCGCCGGCTGGCTCAGCTACGACCTGCCGCCCGAGCTCCGCGCCGTGCTGTGGAAAGGCCGCTACATCGGCCAGCGCCAGAAATGGTTCGCCTGCCGCTTCACCGGCACCGACGCCGACATCGACATCGCCACCACGCACCCCGAGTTCAAGGCCTGGCGCTGGGCCGACCCCGACACCCTCCCCGACCTCATCGTCACCTTCAAACAGGATCTCTACAGGGCCCTGATCGCCGAACTCGGCCCCCATCTTACCCGGCCGACCCGCGCGCCCACACCATAA
- a CDS encoding phytanoyl-CoA dioxygenase family protein yields the protein MKKQEKNTVAMVEAFRRDGYAIVRGLFSMAEVAAIGAAMDAIHAEGMAHGRSYRHGNLFYNVLPGTPPDGAPRVRMVQWPAYHNAAMAALRIDPRWVELLQPLIGRDLKQIIHQLHWKARGVGTGGDFAWHQDSRSRRPAWAYRNLATSYVQTGLAVDPHTAESGCLRVVRGSHRHGDLAMRIDGEVLGQAVSDEALRAVGLDPADTAELLLEPGDVALWSPYLVHASGTNVSGHARRLVINGYVRAEDCDRGEWAFRNGVPVPLAGEPALVHYEALREAPGPFYP from the coding sequence ATGAAAAAGCAAGAGAAAAACACGGTGGCGATGGTGGAGGCGTTCCGGCGGGATGGTTATGCCATCGTGCGCGGCCTGTTTTCGATGGCTGAGGTAGCGGCGATCGGCGCGGCGATGGACGCGATCCATGCGGAGGGAATGGCGCATGGCCGCAGCTATCGCCATGGCAACCTGTTCTACAATGTCCTGCCGGGCACGCCGCCCGATGGCGCGCCGCGCGTGCGGATGGTGCAGTGGCCGGCCTATCACAATGCGGCGATGGCGGCGTTGCGCATCGATCCGCGCTGGGTGGAGCTGCTGCAACCCCTGATCGGGCGCGACCTGAAGCAGATCATCCACCAGCTGCACTGGAAGGCGCGGGGCGTGGGGACCGGCGGCGATTTCGCCTGGCACCAGGACAGCCGCAGCCGGCGGCCGGCATGGGCCTATCGCAACCTGGCGACAAGCTATGTGCAGACCGGGCTGGCGGTCGATCCGCACACCGCCGAATCAGGATGCCTGCGGGTGGTGCGGGGGAGCCATCGTCACGGCGACCTGGCGATGAGGATCGACGGCGAGGTGCTGGGGCAGGCGGTGAGCGACGAGGCGCTGCGGGCGGTGGGGCTGGACCCGGCGGATACGGCGGAGCTGCTGCTGGAGCCGGGGGATGTCGCGCTGTGGAGCCCCTATCTGGTGCATGCCTCGGGCACCAATGTGTCGGGCCATGCGCGGCGGCTGGTGATCAACGGCTATGTGCGGGCGGAGGATTGCGACCGGGGGGAATGGGCGTTCCGTAACGGGGTGCCGGTGCCGCTGGCGGGCGAGCCGGCGCTGGTGCATTATGAGGCGCTGCGGGAGGCGCCGGGGCCGTTTTATCCGTGA
- a CDS encoding DUF3598 domain-containing protein, giving the protein MGIKEDLPTLARHEGVWDGTYRYYNAEGKLVDEHTSRLFCRFPDEGPFPYHQTNHYTWADGRTEVREFPAEYRDGRIWWDNDLIKGWASDMTLDTNNRTTVLYWQRTGDPELYLYEMIQLSDDGKKRCRTWHWIRGGVLETRTAIEEKLVSRDWRGMEADMVKKAA; this is encoded by the coding sequence ATGGGTATCAAGGAAGATTTGCCGACGCTGGCGCGGCATGAAGGGGTGTGGGACGGCACCTATCGCTATTACAATGCCGAGGGGAAGCTGGTGGACGAGCACACGAGCCGGCTGTTCTGCCGCTTTCCGGATGAGGGGCCGTTTCCCTATCACCAGACCAATCATTACACCTGGGCGGACGGGCGGACCGAGGTGCGGGAGTTTCCGGCGGAGTATCGCGACGGGCGCATCTGGTGGGACAATGACCTGATCAAGGGCTGGGCCAGCGACATGACGCTGGACACCAACAACCGGACGACGGTGCTGTACTGGCAGCGGACGGGGGACCCGGAGCTGTATCTGTATGAGATGATCCAGCTGAGCGATGATGGCAAGAAGCGCTGCCGGACGTGGCATTGGATCCGCGGGGGTGTGCTGGAGACGCGGACGGCGATCGAGGAAAAGCTGGTGAGCCGGGATTGGCGCGGGATGGAAGCGGACATGGTGAAGAAAGCGGCGTAA
- a CDS encoding alpha/beta fold hydrolase, with protein sequence MISRHFVDVVDATSGALRRVHYRKCGSGPPLLLVHQSPRSGGEYEGVMARWAAHFTCYAPDSPGFGDSAPLHKADPQVEDYADAALGFLDAMGLPQVGAYGFHSGAIILVTAVKRAAHRFSALACGGYAVWSEAEKADFGANYTPAFLPLPYGEHLAWLWGRILEQSWFFPWYRADDAARLPMANDDPGKVHPIVMEVLAAGDSFRLGYAAVLRANRDVPGPGVATPPVLLSAYQGDPLAAHLARLGTLPPNWRAEGVATPDELEALALAHLRAHPAACAATAVEVADEGFVPVAAAGFDGLIHWRGNGEVLHLHAPGGAASAFGVEALAVDLPGHGLSGDWDGAPESLADWAEVVAAAVAALGVAVRSVEGRGWSVRLAAAVAARLGVGPVAAADPKGAVAEWRAQGLPDLVPDRFGGHLQRGWQMLRAETFFEPWFAASAATARAFDVAEATPEALAVRHLALMRARAARPLLNACLDAAGG encoded by the coding sequence ATGATCTCCCGGCATTTTGTCGATGTCGTGGACGCGACCAGTGGCGCGCTGCGGCGGGTGCATTACCGGAAATGCGGGTCCGGGCCACCGCTGCTGCTGGTGCACCAGTCGCCGCGGTCGGGCGGGGAATATGAGGGGGTGATGGCGCGCTGGGCGGCGCATTTCACCTGCTATGCGCCGGATTCGCCGGGGTTCGGGGACAGCGCGCCGCTGCACAAGGCCGATCCGCAGGTGGAGGATTATGCCGACGCGGCGCTGGGCTTCCTGGATGCGATGGGGCTGCCGCAGGTGGGGGCGTACGGCTTTCATTCGGGAGCGATCATCCTGGTGACGGCGGTGAAGCGGGCGGCGCATCGCTTCAGCGCGCTGGCGTGCGGTGGCTATGCGGTGTGGAGCGAGGCGGAGAAGGCGGATTTCGGTGCGAATTACACGCCGGCGTTTCTGCCGCTGCCCTATGGCGAGCATCTGGCCTGGCTGTGGGGGCGGATCCTGGAACAGAGCTGGTTCTTCCCCTGGTATCGGGCGGATGATGCGGCGCGCTTGCCGATGGCGAATGATGATCCGGGGAAGGTGCATCCGATCGTGATGGAGGTGCTGGCGGCGGGCGACAGTTTCCGGCTGGGCTATGCCGCGGTGCTGCGGGCGAACCGCGATGTGCCGGGGCCGGGGGTGGCGACTCCGCCGGTGCTGCTGAGCGCGTATCAGGGCGATCCGCTGGCGGCGCATCTGGCGCGGCTGGGGACGCTGCCGCCCAATTGGCGGGCAGAAGGGGTGGCGACGCCGGACGAACTGGAGGCGCTGGCGCTGGCGCATCTGCGGGCGCATCCGGCGGCGTGTGCGGCGACCGCGGTGGAGGTGGCGGACGAGGGGTTCGTTCCGGTCGCGGCCGCCGGGTTCGACGGGTTGATCCATTGGCGCGGCAACGGGGAGGTGCTGCACCTGCATGCGCCGGGCGGGGCGGCGAGTGCGTTCGGGGTGGAGGCGCTGGCGGTCGACCTGCCGGGGCATGGGCTGTCCGGCGATTGGGATGGCGCGCCGGAGAGCCTGGCGGATTGGGCGGAGGTTGTGGCGGCGGCGGTGGCGGCGCTGGGCGTGGCGGTGCGGTCCGTCGAGGGGCGCGGCTGGTCGGTGCGGCTGGCGGCGGCGGTGGCGGCGCGGCTGGGGGTTGGGCCGGTGGCGGCCGCCGATCCGAAGGGAGCGGTGGCGGAGTGGCGGGCACAGGGCCTGCCCGATCTGGTGCCGGATCGCTTTGGCGGCCATTTGCAGCGCGGCTGGCAGATGCTGCGGGCGGAGACGTTTTTCGAGCCGTGGTTCGCGGCTTCTGCTGCGACCGCGCGGGCGTTCGATGTGGCCGAGGCGACGCCGGAGGCGCTGGCGGTGCGGCATCTGGCGCTGATGCGGGCGCGGGCGGCGCGTCCGCTGTTGAACGCCTGTCTTGACGCGGCGGGTGGTTGA